The window GCGAACTGTCCAAGACCGATCACGCCATGCGGCGCGTCGTAGGAGCGATAGCTATAACGACTAATGCAAAGTTTTGGTGTGCGCAACAAATCGTTGCAGCGAATGCGGTAGACCGAAGCGCTGGTGTTTGTGCAGCACGAACGTGGTGATACGCTCGTCCTCGTGCAGTGGTACGGCCACAACATCCGAGCGGCACAGCGTGGCAACGTGGCCCGCGTCTGCCAAGCCCACTCCCAGGCCTGCAGCGATGCGCGTGAAGTAGCCGCTCAGCGTGGAGGCTTCCCCTGCGAATGTAGGAATCGTCGAGTGGCGTTGCGCGATAGCCCGAATCTGATGCAGAAGGCCCGGCAGCCGATCGGCATGGCAGGACAGGAGCGGAAAGGCCAGCACCTCGGTGATAGGTAGCGTAGGCTGCAATGCGAGTTCATGCCCAAACGGCAGCAGTGCCATGGCGCGATAACTCCACGCGGGCTGCTGCGAGAGGGTGTCGTCATTCGGTAGACCGAATGAAAAGCCTGCATCGAGCTGTTCGCGCTGCAATGCTGCCGCCAACTCCGAAGCACGCATCTCGGTCAGCTCCAGGGGCACCTCCGGGGCCACTTCGCGCCAGCGTACCAAGCACTCGGAAAGTTTGGGTTGCGCGATTCCGTCGGCCACCCCGATTCGCAACGGTGCG of the Rhodoferax koreense genome contains:
- a CDS encoding LysR family transcriptional regulator, with amino-acid sequence MIELRHLRYFIAVAEELSFRRAAERVHIDQTPLSRTIRDLEDQLGVQLFVRTPRKLHLTPAGLRLLKEVRKLFIRVERTYRAVRDTDVRFRAPLRIGVADGIAQPKLSECLVRWREVAPEVPLELTEMRASELAAALQREQLDAGFSFGLPNDDTLSQQPAWSYRAMALLPFGHELALQPTLPITEVLAFPLLSCHADRLPGLLHQIRAIAQRHSTIPTFAGEASTLSGYFTRIAAGLGVGLADAGHVATLCRSDVVAVPLHEDERITTFVLHKHQRFGLPHSLQRFVAHTKTLH